A genomic stretch from Pelodiscus sinensis isolate JC-2024 unplaced genomic scaffold, ASM4963464v1 ctg35, whole genome shotgun sequence includes:
- the LOC142824435 gene encoding uncharacterized protein LOC142824435, translating to MAASLAARGHQRSREQVRCKIKDLRQSYSRACQPGADPEACPHFHALDRLLGAHAVPAPRDVIDPGAEGPLLETEEEEEGSESQEPAASLPRTRDPRGTPQTHSPVSSEAGEASTSAAPGPAGRTTPPAAAARAQASRTARNQEDYQRRHLRFLDRQLRLQDHWVQEDLRMRRRSLEALEEQGRALRGHLQSLLDRFPFPPPPAPPLAPPLCLGWKVALTAPPGAVRPDSCHVLDMTVLSEVLELTAPTLAVWKSGPSLAAARHSLSVLQLSEASALPSMSVHATCVALGK from the exons atggctgccagcctggccgccaggggccaccagcgcagccgggagcaggtgcgctgcaagattaaagacttgcggcagtcctactcccgggcctgccagccaggggccgacccggaggcctgcccccacttccatgccctggaccgcctcctgggggctcatgccgtccctgccccccgggacgtgattgaccccggggcagagggaccactcctggagacggaggaggaggaagagggctctgagagccaggagcctgccgccagcctgcccaggacccgggacccccgaggcaccccacagacccactcgcctgtgtcgtctgaggccggggaggcgtccacct ctgcagcaccggggcctgcagggcgcaccacaccgcctgcagcagccgcccgtgcccaggcaagcaggacagccaggaaccaggaggactaccagaggcggcatctccggttcctggatcgacagctccgtctccaggaccactgggtccaggaggacctcaggatgcgccggaggagtctggaggccctggaggagcagggccgtgccctgcgaggccacctccagagcctgctggaccgctttccatttcctcctccccctgctccccctcttgctccccctctt TGTCTGGGGTGGAAGGTGGCTTTAACAGCACCACCTGGCGCGGTGCGGCCGGACAGTTGCCATGTGCTGGACATGACGGTGCTGTCTGAGGTGCTGGAGCTGACAGCACCAACTCTTGCTGTCTGGAAGTCAGGCCCTTCCTTGGCTGCAGCAAGGCATTCCCTGTCAGTGCTGCAGCTCTCTGAGGCGAGCGCCCTGCCCTCTATGTCTGTGCATGCCACCTGTGTGGCACTGGGGAAGTAG